The Streptomyces sp. NBC_00510 genomic interval CGCGCGGTAGGCGTCGCCCACGGCGGCGGTGAAGTCCTCGTCGGGATCGTGCACATGGAGCACGTCGACGCGGTCGAGCCCGAGCCGGGCCAGGCTCTCCTCGACGCTGCGCAGCACTCCCGCGTACGAGTAGTCCAGCCGCGGCCCCACGCCCGGCGGGGGATCCGCCCAGATCGGCTGGGTGTCGGGGCCTCCCGGTTCGATCAGCCGCCCCACCTTGGTGCACAGCACGAACGCGTCGCGCGGCCGGGCCGCGAGCGCAGCGCCGGTGCGGGTCTCGGAGCGCCCGTAGCCGTAGACGGGGGCGGTGTCGTAGAGCCGGATGCCGAGGTCCCAGGCCCGGTCCAGGACGGCCGCGGCCTGCGCGGCCGGTACGGGTGAGAAGAGTCCGCCGAGCGAGGCCAGGCCCAGCCCGAGCCTGCTGACCCGCAGCGGTGTGCGTCCGAGCTGCACGAGATCGCCGGCCCGCATGTCGCCCCCTCCTGCCGAACGGTGTCGTCCCTACGGCAGCCAGGGGACCACGCCCCCGTCCGGCGCACCAGGCCCGCCGCGGCGCGGGCCCCGGTCAGCGGCGCCCGGGCCGTCGTGCGCCGCGGATGAGCTGCTGCGCGGCGAGGTGGCCCGAGCCGCCGCCGAGGCCGGGGCCGGGGTGGGTGGAGGCGCCGATGTGCCACAGCCCGGGGACGGGTGTGGCGTGCCGGGGCGCGCCGGGCAGCGGTCGCCACAGGAGGCTCTGGTCGAGTTCGGCCGAGCCTCCGTAGGGGTCGCCGGCCACGGCGTTGGGGTTGTGCCCGGACAGGTCGGCCGGGGTGACGGCGTCCCAGGCGAGCACCTTGCCGGGCAGGTCGGGGGCGTGGCGGGCCACCCGGGCCAGGACCCGGTCGACGTAGCCCTCGGTCAGTGCCTTCGTCCAGCCGCCGCCGACGTCCAGTTCGCCGGCGGCGTCGCCGACGGGCGCGAAGGGCAGTTCCTGGAGCTGGATCCACAGGGACGCGGCGCCTTCCGGCACGCGGGACGGGTCGAGGACGTGCTGCTGGCCGACGACCACCGTGGGCCGGCGCGGCAGCAGGCCCGCCTCGGCCTCCGCGCAGGCGATCCCGGTGCTCGCCGATCCGTCGCTCAGGTGGAACAGCGGGATGCCGGCGAGCCGGTCGTCGTTCCAGCCGGGCGGGGCGGAGAGGGCGACGTGGAGCTGCATCGCGGCGCGGCCGTAGCGGTAGCGCCGGGCCTGGTCGCGGACCGCGGCGGGCACCGGGGCGTCCTGCGGCAGCAGTTCCCCGTACAGCGCGGTCGGGGTCACCGAGGCGAGGACGGCACGGCGCGCGTGGATGTGCTCACCGCCGCCGGCCACCCCGGTGACCCTGCCGTCGGTGAGGAGCAGCCGCTCCACCGGGTACCCGGTGCGGACGTCCACGTGGAGTTCCCCGAGGAGCGTCTCGAAGGCCCGGACGAAGTTGCCGGCGCCGCCCGCCACGACGGGCACTCCGTAGCCGTGGAGCGAGGCCGCGAGCACGGGCAGCAGCAGGCCGCCCCCTGCGTGGTCCGGGGACAGCCCCGCGTGCAGCAGCCAGGGCACCCACAGCAGGTCGGCCTCGTCGCCCCGGAACGCGCCGCGGCAGTAGGAGCGTCCGCTGGTGACGGCCGACCGGAGCCAGGCCTCGGTGCCGGTGAACCGTTCGCGGCGCACCAGCTTCGCGATGTGCCGCAGCGTCCGCGGGGAGCGGGGCTCGCCGCTCAGCATGCCGCCGATGGCGTCGGCGTTGTCGAGGAAGCGCCCCAGCATGGCCAGGTAGGCGGCCCTGTCCTCGGCCCGGCCGAACGCCTCCGCCGTGGTGGCCGCGTCGCGGTGCACGAGGAGCACGCGGCCGTCGTCGGTGACGGTCCCGGTGACGAAGCCGTCGCCGTTGCGGTACTCCAGGCCGTGGCGGTGCAGGTCCTCGCCGAGGACGGCGTACGCCCCTCCGGACACGAACAGCGGGTGCCAGGAGGAGTAGGTGTCGTGCAGGTAGCCGGGCAGGGTCCGTTCCTCGGTGGCGATGAAGCCGCCAAGCCGGTCGCCCTGTTCCAGGAGGGCCACCGACCAGCCGTCCTTGGCCAGTTCGGTGGCGGCGACCAGGCCGTTCACACCGGAACCGACGACGACGGCGTCGACCGTGCGTGCCATCAGTGCTCCTCGGGTTCGTCGCTCCGGAAGGCCGCTCCACGGGAACCGGCCGGGGCGACGTCCCCGTGCGTCCATGG includes:
- a CDS encoding NAD(P)/FAD-dependent oxidoreductase; the encoded protein is MARTVDAVVVGSGVNGLVAATELAKDGWSVALLEQGDRLGGFIATEERTLPGYLHDTYSSWHPLFVSGGAYAVLGEDLHRHGLEYRNGDGFVTGTVTDDGRVLLVHRDAATTAEAFGRAEDRAAYLAMLGRFLDNADAIGGMLSGEPRSPRTLRHIAKLVRRERFTGTEAWLRSAVTSGRSYCRGAFRGDEADLLWVPWLLHAGLSPDHAGGGLLLPVLAASLHGYGVPVVAGGAGNFVRAFETLLGELHVDVRTGYPVERLLLTDGRVTGVAGGGEHIHARRAVLASVTPTALYGELLPQDAPVPAAVRDQARRYRYGRAAMQLHVALSAPPGWNDDRLAGIPLFHLSDGSASTGIACAEAEAGLLPRRPTVVVGQQHVLDPSRVPEGAASLWIQLQELPFAPVGDAAGELDVGGGWTKALTEGYVDRVLARVARHAPDLPGKVLAWDAVTPADLSGHNPNAVAGDPYGGSAELDQSLLWRPLPGAPRHATPVPGLWHIGASTHPGPGLGGGSGHLAAQQLIRGARRPGRR